One stretch of Geminocystis sp. M7585_C2015_104 DNA includes these proteins:
- a CDS encoding superoxide dismutase — protein sequence MAYQLPALPYDYSALEPYISRRTLEFHHDKHHAAYVNNFNQAVAGTDLDNKPLEEVIKITAGDPTKVGIFNNAAQAWNHTFYWLCMKPNGGGSPTGPLADKINEDFGSFEKFVEEFKTAGATQFGSGWAWLVLDNGKLKVTKTPNADNPMTSGQIPLLTMDVWEHAYYLDYQNRRPDYINDFITKLINWDFVAENFAKAMG from the coding sequence ATGGCTTATCAATTGCCCGCTCTCCCTTACGACTATTCTGCCCTAGAACCATACATTTCCAGAAGGACTTTGGAATTCCACCACGACAAACACCATGCCGCCTATGTCAACAACTTCAATCAGGCGGTGGCTGGGACTGACTTAGACAATAAACCCCTGGAAGAGGTTATTAAAATTACCGCCGGGGATCCCACCAAGGTTGGTATATTTAATAATGCCGCCCAAGCCTGGAATCACACCTTCTATTGGCTTTGCATGAAACCCAATGGCGGTGGTAGTCCCACTGGGCCTTTGGCTGATAAGATCAATGAAGACTTTGGCAGTTTTGAAAAGTTCGTAGAGGAGTTCAAAACCGCTGGTGCCACTCAATTCGGCAGTGGTTGGGCTTGGTTGGTATTAGACAATGGCAAACTGAAAGTCACTAAAACCCCCAACGCCGACAACCCCATGACTAGTGGCCAAATACCCCTTCTTACCATGGATGTATGGGAACACGCCTACTACCTTGACTATCAAAACCGTCGTCCCGATTATATCAACGATTTTATTACCAAACTCATCAACTGGGACTTTGTTGCTGAAAACTTTGCCAAGGCTATGGGCTAA
- a CDS encoding tetratricopeptide repeat protein, producing the protein MATTKQEHMDFERGKKLLETGNYEGAVRFFQKLAEENDNDSLIIFYLGLSYFLLGEKETANSLWMSVLLASEDFDRDCDVLLAILNEQGVRLLQRRQWLLALSVYLQIAELIAEEENPKPEWGVYYYNLAYNYERLGNINSAILFYQKSIDINPNLIDAYNNLGNIYFSLNQLEDAESIYRRAIQVNPYHSGSRFNLLLTLKHMGRNQEAVQLAEETSQLFPDDFIWHLQRHLYLPIIYTTTEEISYYRNRFSEGLDYLINSLNLATEERKRNALQAICNHTNFYLAYQGFNDVDLQKKYGKLVTTITRANYPKWFEKRNPAAGGKIRLGFVTGASSNRAKWLLKWIENLDKSTFDIYIYTIEEVSQDMAEKFTRVADCYYCIPEDLEKVCQRIYEDKLDILTYAEIGMLPQTIVMGSMRLAPIQCATIGHPLTTGLENIDYYISRELMEAENAQYHYSEKLILLPNIGMVLEKPNIPNFSKSRKDFNLEEDRVVYLCSQMLFKYLPQHDYIFPAIASQVANAQFVFLETYPGLTEIFKKRLEKAFCDYKLNWAEYCVFLPFLPSGDYLQLNLLCDVFLDSIAWSGDNTTREAIACGLPVVTLPGEFMRSRHSYGILKQIGVTETIASSLPEYIEIAAKLGKDKQWRQEVKQKIIQNHHRLYNDLECVKALAEFYRQARFYPRRVRDEDE; encoded by the coding sequence ATGGCAACGACGAAGCAGGAGCACATGGATTTTGAGAGGGGGAAAAAGTTACTAGAAACTGGTAATTATGAAGGAGCGGTTAGGTTTTTTCAAAAACTGGCAGAGGAAAATGACAATGACAGTTTAATTATCTTTTATTTGGGGTTATCCTACTTTTTGTTAGGGGAGAAGGAGACTGCCAATTCCCTGTGGATGTCTGTATTGTTAGCATCTGAGGATTTTGACAGGGATTGTGATGTTTTGTTGGCCATTTTGAACGAACAGGGGGTAAGATTGTTACAGAGGAGGCAATGGCTATTGGCTTTGTCAGTCTACCTGCAGATAGCCGAATTAATAGCAGAGGAGGAGAATCCTAAACCTGAATGGGGGGTTTACTATTATAATCTAGCCTACAATTACGAGCGTTTAGGGAATATTAACAGTGCCATCCTATTCTACCAGAAGTCTATTGATATTAACCCTAATTTAATTGACGCCTATAACAATCTGGGCAATATTTACTTTTCCCTAAACCAGTTGGAAGATGCAGAATCAATTTACAGACGGGCTATACAAGTCAACCCCTATCATTCTGGCAGTCGTTTCAATCTTTTGTTAACCCTTAAACATATGGGGAGAAACCAGGAGGCTGTCCAGTTGGCAGAAGAGACATCTCAATTGTTTCCTGACGATTTTATCTGGCATTTACAGAGACATCTATATTTGCCCATTATTTATACCACTACTGAGGAGATAAGCTATTATAGAAATCGTTTTAGTGAGGGGTTGGACTATCTAATTAACAGCCTAAATCTTGCCACTGAGGAGAGAAAAAGAAATGCCCTTCAGGCTATATGCAATCACACTAATTTCTACCTGGCATATCAGGGGTTTAATGATGTAGATTTGCAGAAAAAGTATGGTAAGCTGGTGACAACAATCACTAGGGCTAACTATCCAAAATGGTTTGAGAAAAGAAATCCGGCGGCGGGGGGAAAAATTAGACTGGGATTTGTTACTGGCGCGAGTTCGAATAGAGCCAAATGGTTGTTGAAATGGATAGAAAATCTGGATAAAAGTACCTTCGATATTTATATTTACACAATAGAGGAAGTAAGTCAAGATATGGCAGAAAAATTCACTAGAGTTGCCGACTGCTATTATTGTATTCCCGAGGATTTAGAAAAAGTATGTCAAAGAATTTATGAGGATAAACTAGACATTCTGACCTATGCAGAAATAGGCATGTTACCCCAGACTATAGTGATGGGTAGTATGCGTTTGGCACCAATCCAATGTGCCACAATAGGACACCCCCTCACCACCGGTCTAGAGAATATAGATTATTACATATCAAGGGAGTTAATGGAGGCAGAAAATGCCCAGTATCATTACAGTGAAAAACTAATTCTTCTCCCCAATATTGGCATGGTATTAGAGAAGCCAAATATACCCAACTTTAGCAAGTCTAGGAAAGATTTCAATCTGGAGGAAGATAGAGTAGTTTACCTATGCAGTCAAATGTTGTTTAAATACCTGCCACAACACGATTATATATTCCCCGCCATAGCCTCCCAGGTAGCCAATGCCCAATTTGTATTCTTAGAAACATACCCAGGTCTCACGGAGATTTTCAAAAAAAGACTAGAGAAAGCCTTTTGTGATTATAAGTTAAACTGGGCTGAATACTGTGTGTTTTTGCCATTTTTACCGTCAGGGGATTATTTGCAACTAAATCTTTTATGCGATGTGTTTTTGGACAGTATAGCATGGTCGGGGGACAATACCACTAGGGAAGCAATTGCCTGCGGCTTGCCGGTGGTGACACTACCAGGGGAGTTTATGCGAAGTCGTCACAGTTATGGCATTTTAAAGCAGATAGGAGTAACAGAAACCATTGCCTCATCTTTGCCGGAGTATATTGAGATAGCGGCGAAACTGGGAAAAGATAAACAGTGGCGGCAGGAGGTAAAACAGAAAATCATTCAAAATCATCATCGTCTTTACAACGACTTGGAATGTGTTAAAGCCTTAGCGGAATTTTACCGACAAGCTAGGTTTTACCCCCGCCGGGTGAGGGATGAAGATGAATAA
- a CDS encoding response regulator, which yields MGSVLVVDDSATERKILSSYLQELGITVSTAETGEEALEKIHASHPDLIVLDVVLPGKSGFEVCRELKSNEETNKIPIIICSTKGSEMDKFWGMKQGADAYIAKPINKEEFLDAVKKLLR from the coding sequence ATGGGAAGCGTACTAGTGGTTGACGATTCTGCCACCGAAAGAAAAATCCTCAGCAGTTATCTCCAAGAATTGGGCATAACCGTCTCTACCGCCGAAACCGGTGAGGAAGCCCTTGAAAAAATCCATGCCAGTCACCCGGATCTTATAGTACTTGATGTGGTACTGCCGGGCAAGAGTGGCTTTGAAGTGTGCAGGGAATTAAAATCTAACGAAGAAACAAACAAAATCCCCATTATCATCTGCTCCACCAAGGGGAGTGAAATGGACAAGTTTTGGGGAATGAAACAGGGTGCAGACGCCTACATTGCCAAACCTATCAATAAGGAGGAATTCCTGGACGCCGTCAAAAAACTCCTCCGCTGA
- a CDS encoding purine-binding chemotaxis protein CheW: protein MTQTKGSISGKTDTYREQQFLRFLLLPDTHLMISLREIAAVLKIPFGQIVPIPELPPWVMGIYNWRGQIIWMIDLGHLLGFTPWHQQASVTSSHKAIVIHPSQQNPRIQATGDLLGLVVSEVNDIELCNPGQIHSPPASVVTPELAPFLRGYWLKDNGDIIITLDADAIFSAMPRE from the coding sequence ATGACACAAACAAAAGGCTCCATCTCGGGGAAGACAGATACCTACAGGGAACAACAATTCTTACGCTTTCTCCTCCTCCCAGATACCCATTTAATGATCTCTCTCAGGGAAATCGCCGCCGTCTTAAAAATCCCCTTCGGCCAAATTGTGCCCATCCCAGAATTGCCCCCTTGGGTTATGGGAATTTACAATTGGCGGGGGCAGATCATTTGGATGATAGACTTGGGGCATCTTTTGGGGTTTACCCCCTGGCATCAACAAGCTTCTGTAACATCCTCTCACAAAGCAATTGTTATTCACCCCAGCCAGCAAAACCCCAGAATTCAAGCCACAGGGGATTTGTTAGGCTTGGTGGTAAGTGAAGTCAATGATATTGAATTGTGCAATCCAGGGCAAATACACTCTCCCCCCGCTTCCGTGGTTACCCCTGAATTGGCCCCCTTTCTCCGAGGCTACTGGCTGAAGGATAATGGCGACATCATCATCACCCTCGACGCTGACGCCATCTTCTCTGCCATGCCTAGGGAGTAA
- a CDS encoding response regulator: MTSNQEKSSNVIPFREFNAAKQAGFFENLKQPRFTGRLLFTGPKNVQWVFYLYLGRLVYATGGNHPVRRWRRNVIAYLPNMPSQMAAIQEELDQIQIQGEDDCWEYELLCFWVDKEKITLEQASKFVRSTIVEVLFDMTQAMQVSCQLKPDKDLPFPTRLVLLDAEQLIAEAQKLWHAWQAAKIADRSPDMAPVIAQPQELKQQTKPQVYQTLCQLLDGQHTLRDLSIRMKKDVVTVTRSLLPYVQRGFVRLVEIPDLPPPKISKPEAETVNQKITIACIDDSPLICQTMEKIITGAGYNFIGINDALRAIAILLSKKPDLIFLDLVMPNANGYEICSQLRKLTFFKNTPIVILTGNDGIVDRVRAKMVGSSDFLSKPIDANLVLETIRKHLKLGVTPPQA, translated from the coding sequence ATGACTTCCAATCAAGAAAAGTCTTCAAATGTAATACCCTTTAGAGAGTTCAATGCCGCAAAACAGGCGGGGTTTTTTGAAAACCTGAAACAGCCCCGTTTCACGGGCAGATTGCTGTTTACAGGGCCAAAAAACGTTCAGTGGGTATTCTATCTATATCTGGGAAGATTAGTATATGCCACGGGCGGAAATCACCCCGTGCGGCGATGGCGGCGTAATGTGATTGCCTATCTGCCAAATATGCCCTCCCAAATGGCCGCCATACAAGAGGAGTTGGACCAAATACAAATCCAGGGGGAGGATGACTGTTGGGAATATGAGTTGTTGTGCTTCTGGGTGGATAAGGAAAAAATTACCCTCGAACAGGCCTCTAAATTTGTTCGTAGCACGATTGTAGAGGTTTTGTTCGACATGACCCAGGCAATGCAGGTGAGTTGTCAACTGAAACCCGACAAGGATTTGCCCTTCCCCACCCGTTTAGTGTTGCTGGATGCAGAACAATTAATCGCCGAGGCCCAGAAGCTGTGGCATGCCTGGCAGGCCGCCAAAATAGCCGATCGCTCCCCGGACATGGCGCCTGTCATCGCCCAGCCCCAGGAATTAAAACAACAAACTAAACCCCAGGTATATCAAACTCTCTGTCAGCTTTTAGACGGGCAACACACCCTTAGGGATCTGTCAATACGAATGAAGAAAGACGTAGTGACAGTAACCCGTTCCCTATTGCCCTACGTTCAAAGGGGTTTCGTCCGACTCGTAGAAATTCCCGATTTACCTCCGCCGAAAATCTCAAAACCGGAAGCCGAAACGGTAAATCAGAAAATTACCATAGCCTGCATCGACGACAGCCCACTCATCTGTCAGACCATGGAAAAAATAATCACCGGCGCCGGTTATAATTTTATCGGAATCAATGACGCTTTGAGGGCTATTGCTATTCTACTGTCTAAAAAGCCAGACCTCATTTTTTTAGATCTGGTCATGCCCAATGCTAACGGCTATGAAATTTGCAGTCAGTTGCGCAAGTTAACATTTTTTAAGAACACCCCCATTGTAATCCTGACCGGCAATGATGGTATAGTAGATAGAGTAAGGGCCAAAATGGTGGGCTCTTCTGACTTCCTGAGCAAACCCATCGATGCCAATCTCGTCCTAGAAACCATACGTAAACACCTGAAGTTAGGGGTTACTCCCCCGCAAGCCTAG
- a CDS encoding orotate phosphoribosyltransferase has protein sequence MEDKSLSLKQQLLDLLVKYAYQEGEFTLSSGQKSHFYLNGKQVTLRAEGAFLVGKLILGMLSPETQAVAGLTLGADPIVTAVSVVSAYENRPIPALIVRKEAKGHGTKSYIEGPVLPQGTIVTVLEDVVTTGNSAMLAVTRLQEAGYRVNKIIAIVDRQAGGAQLYQSRGLAFESIFTIEEIQKQWRQNNPPQGEGE, from the coding sequence ATGGAGGATAAAAGTCTTTCCCTAAAGCAACAATTATTGGATTTGCTGGTAAAATACGCTTACCAGGAGGGGGAATTCACCCTATCTTCTGGACAGAAAAGCCATTTCTATCTTAACGGCAAACAAGTGACTCTGAGGGCAGAGGGGGCATTTCTAGTGGGTAAACTGATTCTAGGAATGCTGTCACCCGAAACTCAGGCAGTAGCCGGTTTAACACTGGGTGCCGATCCCATTGTAACAGCAGTGAGTGTGGTTTCTGCTTACGAAAATAGACCTATCCCTGCCTTAATTGTAAGAAAAGAAGCTAAAGGACATGGTACTAAATCCTACATTGAGGGTCCTGTTTTACCACAGGGCACAATAGTCACTGTATTGGAGGATGTAGTTACCACAGGCAATTCAGCCATGTTAGCAGTGACAAGACTCCAAGAGGCGGGTTATAGGGTAAACAAGATAATAGCCATTGTAGATCGTCAGGCGGGTGGGGCACAACTGTACCAATCTCGGGGATTAGCCTTTGAAAGCATTTTCACCATAGAGGAAATCCAGAAACAGTGGCGGCAAAATAACCCCCCCCAAGGGGAAGGGGAATAA
- a CDS encoding glucose-1-phosphate adenylyltransferase, which produces MKKVLGIILGGGAGTRLYPLTKLRAKPAVPLAGKYRLIDIPISNCINSGILKIYVLTQFNSASLNRHISRTYNLSGFTDGFVEVLAAQQTKENPDWFQGTADAVRQYLWLFEEWDVDEYLILSGDHLYRMDYSLFVQHHRDTNADITISVVPVEQEKASAFGLVKIDNTGRIISFSEKPQGEALKQMAVDTTILGLEPEEAKKKPYIASMGIYVFKKRVLEKLLKENPQHTDFGKEVIPEAAAQNYRLQAYLFRGYWEDIGTIKAFYEANLALTKQPQPPFSFYDEKAPIYTRSRYLPPSKLLNATITESIISDGCILKECRIHHSVLGVRTRIEHGCIIEDSLIMGADYYESAEDRQKKLESGGIPIGIGANSTIRRAIIDKNARIGQNVIITNKERVEESNREDEGFYIRNGIVVVIKNAVIPDNTVI; this is translated from the coding sequence ATGAAAAAAGTACTAGGTATAATTCTAGGCGGTGGCGCAGGCACGAGGCTTTATCCCCTGACAAAACTGCGGGCAAAACCGGCTGTGCCCCTAGCGGGGAAATACCGTCTTATTGATATTCCTATTAGTAATTGTATCAACTCCGGCATACTAAAAATATACGTGCTGACCCAGTTTAACTCGGCGTCGTTAAACCGTCACATCAGTCGCACCTACAACCTTTCGGGTTTCACCGATGGGTTTGTGGAAGTTTTGGCGGCACAACAAACCAAGGAGAATCCGGATTGGTTTCAGGGTACTGCAGATGCAGTACGGCAGTATTTATGGCTATTTGAGGAATGGGATGTAGATGAGTATCTTATCCTATCTGGAGACCACCTTTACCGGATGGACTACAGTCTGTTTGTACAACATCACCGGGATACTAATGCCGATATTACCATCTCGGTGGTGCCGGTGGAACAGGAGAAGGCTTCTGCTTTTGGTTTAGTAAAGATTGATAATACGGGGAGAATAATTAGTTTCAGTGAGAAGCCGCAGGGAGAAGCCTTGAAACAGATGGCAGTGGATACTACCATTTTAGGACTGGAGCCGGAAGAGGCAAAGAAAAAGCCCTATATTGCCTCTATGGGGATTTATGTGTTTAAGAAACGAGTTTTGGAAAAGCTGTTAAAGGAGAATCCCCAACACACTGACTTTGGCAAAGAGGTGATTCCCGAGGCGGCTGCCCAAAATTACCGCCTCCAGGCTTACCTATTTAGGGGTTATTGGGAGGATATTGGGACTATTAAAGCATTTTATGAAGCGAATTTGGCCTTAACTAAGCAACCCCAGCCTCCCTTTAGCTTCTATGACGAAAAAGCGCCCATTTACACTCGCTCTCGTTACCTTCCCCCCAGTAAACTCTTAAATGCCACCATCACCGAATCTATTATCAGTGACGGTTGTATTCTCAAGGAATGTCGGATTCACCATTCCGTTTTAGGCGTCCGCACACGTATAGAACATGGTTGTATTATAGAGGATTCTCTGATAATGGGGGCAGATTATTATGAATCGGCAGAGGATAGACAGAAAAAGTTAGAATCGGGGGGCATACCTATAGGGATCGGGGCCAATTCTACCATTAGAAGGGCAATTATAGACAAAAATGCCCGGATAGGTCAGAATGTGATTATCACCAACAAGGAGCGGGTAGAGGAATCCAATCGAGAAGATGAGGGTTTCTATATCCGCAATGGCATCGTGGTAGTGATTAAGAATGCGGTAATCCCAGACAACACTGTAATCTAA
- a CDS encoding methyltransferase domain-containing protein has protein sequence MVTTKATGPMDWTSKLINSLLAIKPIHDWARGRARDMIVKRAYKIGVPWHERLKALKENNDWEKEMTQVVNERVKYPPYYLTSFHSYDKGNLEWDAAWELECASYSVHSTVYSKTPSIDGDRLLRSNYCQQLQKQLAYRPQKILDIGCGVGLSTFALSEAFPDSEITGLDLSPYFLAVASHQSRQKGKKIRWLHGAAEETGLPAESFDLVSAFLLFHELPQIAAKNIIREARRILRRGGYFAMMDMNPQSEVYKKMPRYVFTLLKSTEPYLDEYFTLDIESALMDAGFEKPTITPISVRHRVVVAKKL, from the coding sequence ATGGTAACTACAAAAGCAACTGGTCCAATGGACTGGACGAGCAAATTAATCAATAGCCTACTAGCGATAAAACCAATCCATGACTGGGCAAGGGGTAGGGCAAGGGACATGATTGTGAAGAGGGCCTACAAAATAGGTGTGCCCTGGCATGAGAGGCTGAAAGCCCTCAAGGAGAACAACGATTGGGAGAAGGAAATGACCCAAGTGGTGAATGAGAGGGTAAAGTACCCCCCCTATTATCTTACATCATTTCACTCCTATGACAAGGGGAATTTGGAATGGGATGCGGCTTGGGAGTTGGAGTGTGCCTCTTACAGTGTTCATTCTACCGTTTATAGCAAGACGCCCTCAATAGATGGGGACAGGCTGTTGAGGAGCAATTATTGTCAACAGTTGCAAAAACAGCTGGCCTATAGGCCCCAGAAGATTTTAGACATTGGCTGTGGGGTTGGTTTGAGCACTTTTGCCCTCAGTGAGGCTTTTCCCGACAGTGAGATTACAGGATTGGATTTATCTCCCTACTTCTTAGCGGTGGCTAGTCATCAGAGTAGACAAAAAGGGAAGAAAATCCGGTGGTTACATGGTGCGGCAGAAGAAACTGGTTTGCCGGCTGAATCCTTTGATTTAGTGTCGGCCTTCCTGCTGTTTCACGAGTTGCCTCAGATAGCCGCCAAAAATATCATCAGGGAAGCGAGAAGGATTTTGAGACGGGGGGGTTACTTTGCGATGATGGACATGAATCCTCAGTCGGAGGTATACAAGAAGATGCCCCGTTATGTTTTTACTCTCCTTAAAAGCACAGAACCCTACTTAGACGAGTATTTTACCCTGGACATAGAATCAGCGCTGATGGATGCTGGCTTTGAAAAACCAACCATCACCCCCATCAGTGTCCGTCACCGGGTGGTAGTAGCCAAGAAACTGTGA
- a CDS encoding type IV pilin-like G/H family protein: MTGYWLLPRLCQWMGNGKEKGFTLVELLVTTIIIGILAAIGMQNYIYQVGRARETEAKNNLGAIARGQQAYHWEHGEFADDVSKLGISIPEKYYQINTTWQNDYVKHQAQAVNPEKDQVRNYAIGVYHNSGSYAISLCQSLDVNGSVNVGDTPDADCVGPNTIKIK; this comes from the coding sequence ATGACTGGGTATTGGCTATTACCCCGACTGTGCCAGTGGATGGGGAATGGAAAAGAAAAAGGCTTCACCTTGGTGGAATTACTGGTGACAACAATAATCATAGGTATTTTGGCGGCCATTGGAATGCAAAACTATATATACCAAGTAGGCAGGGCAAGGGAAACAGAAGCTAAAAATAACCTGGGAGCCATTGCCAGAGGACAACAAGCCTACCACTGGGAACATGGAGAATTCGCCGACGATGTTAGTAAACTGGGTATCAGCATTCCAGAAAAATACTACCAGATTAATACAACATGGCAGAATGACTATGTTAAACACCAGGCACAGGCCGTGAATCCGGAAAAAGATCAGGTGCGTAACTATGCTATTGGGGTGTACCACAACAGTGGCAGTTATGCTATCTCCCTTTGTCAATCCCTAGACGTGAACGGATCTGTGAATGTGGGGGACACCCCCGACGCCGACTGTGTAGGCCCCAATACAATAAAAATTAAATAG
- a CDS encoding leucyl/phenylalanyl-tRNA--protein transferase: MIDIATIIQGYAQGNFLMADENQRLAWYSSNRRALIPLDDRFRYPKSLRRILNKNCFSVAINRDFLGVCLGCANRPTTWISPELIEIYLELNKAGWAYSFETWLDGQLAGGILGIVLRGAFIGESMFYNVPNASKVAMVKLVAHLRKQGFVLFDAQLQNPHLERFGAYVVSHKEYLQLLAKALSKPCTFLVDEKELNAL; encoded by the coding sequence ATGATTGACATCGCCACCATCATTCAGGGATACGCCCAGGGAAACTTCCTCATGGCAGACGAGAATCAACGTCTAGCCTGGTATTCCAGTAATCGTCGCGCTCTTATCCCCCTCGATGATAGATTTCGTTATCCTAAATCTCTACGCCGTATCCTCAATAAAAATTGTTTTTCTGTGGCAATTAATCGTGATTTTCTAGGTGTATGTCTCGGCTGTGCTAATCGTCCAACCACTTGGATTTCACCAGAATTGATAGAAATATACCTAGAATTGAACAAAGCCGGATGGGCCTATAGTTTCGAAACCTGGTTGGATGGACAACTGGCGGGCGGTATCCTCGGCATTGTGCTCAGGGGGGCATTCATCGGGGAATCTATGTTTTACAATGTCCCTAATGCTTCAAAAGTAGCAATGGTAAAACTAGTAGCCCACCTAAGAAAACAAGGCTTTGTCCTATTCGACGCCCAGCTGCAAAATCCCCATCTAGAAAGATTCGGCGCCTATGTAGTCAGCCACAAAGAATACCTCCAACTTTTGGCAAAAGCCCTTTCCAAACCTTGTACCTTTCTGGTAGACGAAAAAGAATTAAACGCACTTTGA
- a CDS encoding DUF4126 domain-containing protein: protein MNLEDVSIVEALAILSASAAGGLRVGLPLLIVLLVRLERRDISIVSSLHFQVIVGILISWSLFELVGNKKLVGFRAIQIVQLLTSPLVGGFLAVTVARLLAVSLSPVWLLGLVGGLLALVLKLVQVGWFFRLGRIPLVVIFIEDLLSVLLIIFSLKAPKHGGLIALLLLWIALRSSTEWRHQYLRGRKKNTHNPPHPNCG, encoded by the coding sequence ATAAACCTAGAGGATGTAAGTATAGTAGAGGCATTGGCAATTCTATCCGCCTCGGCAGCGGGGGGATTGAGAGTGGGGTTGCCCCTGTTAATTGTATTACTGGTGCGTCTGGAAAGAAGGGACATTTCCATTGTCTCCTCCTTGCACTTCCAGGTGATTGTGGGAATCCTTATCAGTTGGTCATTGTTCGAGTTGGTGGGGAATAAGAAACTAGTAGGGTTTAGAGCCATTCAAATAGTACAATTGTTGACCAGTCCGCTGGTAGGGGGTTTTTTGGCGGTGACAGTGGCCCGGTTATTGGCTGTGTCTCTATCTCCGGTTTGGTTATTGGGGTTGGTAGGGGGGTTATTAGCCTTGGTATTAAAACTGGTACAAGTAGGTTGGTTTTTCCGTTTAGGCAGAATACCCCTGGTGGTAATTTTCATTGAGGATTTACTATCAGTACTATTGATAATCTTCTCCCTAAAGGCGCCCAAGCATGGGGGGTTAATTGCCCTATTACTACTATGGATTGCCCTTCGTAGCTCCACTGAATGGCGACATCAATACCTACGGGGGAGGAAAAAGAACACCCACAACCCACCCCATCCTAACTGTGGGTAA